One Candidatus Poribacteria bacterium DNA window includes the following coding sequences:
- the mtnA gene encoding S-methyl-5-thioribose-1-phosphate isomerase, which produces MAVSTIEWADGRIRMIDQTLLPNEFKQIYCDDLPSTWEAIKSLRVRGAPAIGIAGALGAVLGIWDSTAETYDDFAAELKSATDYLATSRPTAVNLFWALDRMTQTAEKNSHLQIPELKEVLLAEALEIIDEDKAMCRAIGQHGMALLNENDTILTHCNAGGLATSDYGTALAVMFSAHEAGKQIQVYADETRPLLQGARLTTWELMQAGIDVTLICDNMAAQVMKEGKIQCVIVGADRIAANGDTANKIGTYNVAILAETHGIPFYVAAPTSTLDFALETGAEIPIEQRAAEEVTEGFGKLTAPEGVKVYSPAFDVTPAALVTAIITEKGVAHAPYTDSLKALRDA; this is translated from the coding sequence ATGGCAGTTTCAACAATTGAGTGGGCAGATGGCAGAATTCGGATGATCGATCAGACGCTGTTGCCCAACGAATTCAAGCAAATTTATTGCGATGACCTTCCATCAACTTGGGAAGCAATTAAATCGCTACGTGTGCGCGGTGCACCCGCAATCGGCATCGCTGGTGCCTTAGGCGCAGTGCTCGGAATATGGGATTCCACCGCGGAGACCTACGATGATTTTGCCGCTGAACTCAAGTCCGCTACCGATTATCTGGCAACCTCGCGACCAACAGCCGTTAATTTATTTTGGGCACTTGATAGAATGACGCAGACAGCGGAAAAGAACAGCCATCTTCAGATTCCTGAACTTAAAGAGGTACTACTTGCTGAGGCTCTGGAGATTATTGATGAAGACAAAGCGATGTGTCGTGCTATCGGGCAGCACGGCATGGCGTTGCTGAATGAAAACGATACTATTCTGACGCACTGCAACGCGGGTGGGTTAGCTACCTCCGACTACGGCACAGCATTAGCCGTCATGTTCAGTGCACACGAAGCAGGCAAGCAGATCCAAGTTTATGCTGATGAGACGCGTCCACTGTTGCAAGGCGCGCGTCTCACCACTTGGGAACTCATGCAAGCAGGCATCGATGTAACCCTTATCTGTGATAATATGGCGGCACAGGTCATGAAAGAGGGTAAAATCCAATGCGTTATTGTCGGAGCCGACCGGATTGCGGCAAACGGTGACACCGCGAACAAGATCGGCACCTATAACGTTGCTATCCTTGCAGAGACACACGGTATCCCCTTTTATGTCGCCGCCCCGACTTCAACGTTGGATTTCGCCCTTGAAACGGGAGCAGAGATTCCTATTGAACAGCGAGCGGCAGAAGAGGTAACAGAGGGCTTCGGAAAGCTGACAGCACCTGAAGGTGTGAAGGTCTATAGCCCCGCATTTGATGTTACGCCCGCGGCGTTAGTCACAGCAATTATTACCGAAAAAGGAGTCGCGCACGCGCCTTATACAGATAGCCTGAAGGCTTTACGGGACGCATAG
- a CDS encoding tetratricopeptide repeat protein, with product MLSFEQLIQNVTDTTQPSIVRSSAIASLVAQGNSQGISPLIECLADSDSVIRREAAKALAQLDATRAAEPLLEALQVESNDLTLWAMLETIGELATPDALPLLESFPTAGSILTRIEVKKSIARIQTRYADGSTSASPETFEPEPRNEQMDANEPSPTTSFGDSQVAPEAEVIELGSDPSPAHSTQRFQTEASDDPLTEHGEDAATDEVSAAKSGEAEPDLYEETVAAPEEITEATNYTQFTEEPTEVMDEAESVEEVTDNTDPAHPEEPTEQVATDTESAQREKADKQIDDLAESIAQSTRLAGSSVNLPVLAPNADTVPYHPKGTALEEPPRENFLLTLIHPGRYLSKQWLYRTRVYLLLWAALIIATIGFIQYQKYSSVELSPLSRIGLSEGELPELVKRSLAEGDFYIQEGFYRKAINSYELSKNLGILPTNSYRKLGFAYFKEGQYALAAEAYETFLEAREDDNPDVFAAEASLVGVYPLTSIAEGTTRDYETYNILGIAYMKLGRVLEAQRAYEQAIRLAPKYGEAYNNLARLYADNYPHVLAANSKILPLSSIGSVLQTAPKLRLAEALAYIAVTLNPDVAAYHNTLGWVLSRRGQVNKAMKTLERAIDLQSDAVELHYHLAQVALKANERKKAVKAIRNVFKLNPAFVPLNAGQ from the coding sequence ATGTTATCTTTTGAGCAACTCATCCAGAATGTAACAGACACAACACAACCGAGCATTGTGCGTAGCAGTGCTATTGCCAGCCTTGTCGCACAAGGCAACTCACAAGGGATAAGTCCCCTAATTGAGTGCCTTGCTGATTCGGATTCGGTGATACGCCGCGAAGCCGCGAAAGCACTTGCGCAGCTGGACGCAACTCGCGCAGCTGAGCCGCTACTTGAAGCGTTGCAGGTCGAGTCAAACGATCTTACGCTTTGGGCAATGCTTGAGACGATTGGTGAGTTGGCTACACCTGATGCCCTTCCACTGCTCGAATCGTTCCCCACCGCCGGTTCTATACTCACCCGGATAGAGGTGAAAAAAAGTATTGCACGCATTCAGACCCGTTATGCTGACGGAAGCACTTCTGCATCTCCAGAGACATTTGAACCTGAGCCGCGTAATGAACAGATGGATGCAAATGAACCATCACCAACAACAAGTTTTGGAGATTCACAGGTTGCGCCAGAAGCGGAAGTAATAGAACTGGGTTCAGATCCTTCACCGGCTCACAGCACACAGCGGTTTCAAACGGAAGCGTCCGACGATCCGCTCACAGAACACGGAGAGGATGCGGCGACAGATGAGGTATCAGCAGCTAAATCTGGTGAGGCAGAGCCTGACCTATACGAAGAGACTGTGGCGGCACCAGAAGAGATAACTGAGGCAACGAATTATACACAGTTCACTGAGGAACCGACTGAGGTTATGGATGAAGCGGAATCTGTAGAAGAGGTAACCGATAACACGGATCCAGCACATCCTGAAGAACCTACAGAGCAGGTAGCAACTGATACAGAATCGGCACAACGAGAAAAAGCGGACAAGCAAATAGACGATTTGGCAGAATCCATCGCGCAATCCACTCGTCTCGCGGGTTCTTCGGTTAACCTTCCTGTATTAGCACCCAATGCTGATACTGTGCCGTATCATCCAAAAGGAACCGCACTTGAAGAACCCCCCCGTGAGAATTTTCTCCTCACGCTGATACACCCGGGCAGGTACCTCTCTAAACAGTGGCTATACCGAACGCGTGTTTATCTGCTCTTATGGGCTGCTCTCATTATCGCTACGATCGGTTTTATCCAATATCAGAAGTATAGTAGCGTAGAGTTAAGCCCACTATCTCGCATTGGGCTTTCTGAAGGTGAACTACCGGAGTTGGTAAAACGCTCCTTGGCAGAAGGTGATTTCTACATCCAAGAGGGGTTTTATAGGAAAGCCATTAATTCGTATGAATTGAGTAAGAATCTCGGTATCTTACCGACTAATTCCTATAGAAAACTCGGATTCGCATACTTCAAGGAAGGTCAGTATGCCCTCGCCGCTGAAGCGTATGAAACGTTTTTAGAGGCGAGAGAGGACGACAACCCCGACGTATTTGCTGCTGAAGCCTCACTTGTTGGTGTGTATCCACTTACTTCAATAGCGGAAGGAACGACGCGCGACTATGAAACCTACAATATCCTCGGTATAGCGTACATGAAACTCGGACGTGTATTAGAGGCACAACGTGCCTACGAACAGGCGATACGTCTTGCCCCTAAATATGGCGAGGCATACAATAACCTCGCACGCCTTTATGCAGACAATTATCCGCATGTCTTAGCTGCAAACTCGAAAATTTTACCGCTGTCGTCTATAGGTTCCGTTTTGCAAACTGCTCCTAAGCTGAGACTCGCTGAGGCGTTAGCCTATATAGCGGTGACACTCAATCCGGATGTCGCTGCCTATCACAATACCCTTGGCTGGGTTTTATCAAGACGGGGGCAGGTAAATAAGGCAATGAAAACTTTAGAACGTGCCATTGATCTGCAAAGCGATGCCGTTGAACTGCACTATCACCTCGCACAGGTCGCACTCAAAGCCAACGAACGGAAGAAGGCAGTGAAAGCAATCCGAAACGTGTTCAAACTCAACCCTGCTTTTGTTCCGCTCAATGCGGGACAGTAG
- a CDS encoding acetolactate synthase large subunit codes for MKASELIVKCLENENVDYIFGLPGEENLDLMDALLGSDIQFIQTRDERGAAFMADVYGRLTGRAGVCLSTLGPGAMNLVTGVADANMDRAPLVAITGQASLDRMHKESHQYMDVVSVFKPMTKWNTLLHLPEIIPESVSKAFKVATAEKPGATHIDFPEDVAKMEVSAEPVPHDFPSEAEPVASCLARAAQLINDAKQPIILAGNGVVRQGASRILTQFAEMTNIPVAHTFMGKGSIPWTHRLSLLSVGLQANDFVSCGFDRADLVIAIGYDIVEYHPRLWNPDRNKKLIHIDTEPSESDAAYVTDVEMVGNIRQSLRHLMAQEIYPKDSEYASNTLRKIILDQLDQHRDDAGFPMKPQKILSDVRSVLAEDDILISDVGAHKMWIARMYPCYQPNTCIISNGFASMGIALPGAFVAKLIYPERKCLAICGDGGFMMNSQELETATRTGVPFVTLIFNDEAYGLIEWKQMNGFGRPAHIDFTNPDFVKYAEAFGAKGYRVEGSDELVPILKDAFSQKVPSVIDCPVDYSENLRLTDELGHLTCPI; via the coding sequence ATGAAAGCGTCAGAACTGATTGTTAAGTGCTTAGAAAATGAAAACGTTGACTATATTTTCGGATTACCGGGTGAGGAAAACTTGGATTTAATGGATGCCTTATTGGGATCCGATATTCAATTTATTCAGACCCGCGATGAACGGGGTGCCGCCTTTATGGCGGATGTCTACGGACGACTCACTGGGCGCGCCGGGGTTTGTCTCTCTACTCTCGGTCCCGGAGCCATGAACCTTGTCACAGGGGTTGCTGATGCCAATATGGATAGGGCACCGCTCGTTGCAATCACCGGGCAGGCGAGTCTCGACAGAATGCACAAAGAATCACATCAATATATGGATGTCGTTTCCGTCTTCAAACCGATGACAAAATGGAATACACTCCTCCACCTCCCTGAAATCATACCCGAATCGGTCAGCAAAGCCTTTAAGGTCGCGACGGCAGAAAAGCCGGGGGCGACACACATCGATTTTCCAGAGGATGTCGCAAAAATGGAAGTCAGCGCGGAACCCGTACCACACGATTTTCCGAGTGAGGCAGAACCCGTTGCGTCCTGTTTGGCACGTGCCGCGCAGCTGATTAACGATGCAAAGCAGCCTATTATCCTTGCTGGAAATGGTGTTGTCCGCCAAGGTGCTTCTCGGATTCTGACGCAATTCGCTGAGATGACAAATATTCCGGTTGCCCATACCTTTATGGGCAAAGGCAGTATTCCGTGGACGCATCGGCTCTCGCTCCTCAGTGTCGGGTTGCAAGCAAACGATTTCGTCTCTTGTGGATTCGATCGGGCAGATCTCGTTATCGCAATCGGCTATGATATTGTCGAATATCATCCCCGCCTCTGGAATCCTGATCGGAATAAGAAACTTATCCATATTGATACGGAACCGAGCGAAAGTGATGCCGCTTATGTCACGGATGTCGAAATGGTCGGTAACATTCGACAGAGCCTTAGACACTTGATGGCACAAGAAATCTATCCCAAAGATTCAGAGTATGCCTCAAACACCTTACGGAAAATCATACTCGATCAACTCGACCAACATCGCGATGATGCGGGATTTCCGATGAAGCCACAAAAAATCCTGAGTGATGTCCGCTCTGTTCTCGCTGAAGATGACATTCTCATCTCCGATGTTGGGGCACACAAAATGTGGATTGCCCGCATGTATCCGTGCTATCAACCCAATACATGCATTATCTCTAACGGGTTCGCCTCCATGGGAATCGCGCTACCCGGTGCTTTCGTCGCTAAACTTATCTACCCAGAGCGTAAATGTTTGGCAATCTGCGGGGACGGTGGGTTCATGATGAACTCACAGGAACTCGAAACGGCAACGCGAACCGGGGTGCCGTTTGTGACGCTTATCTTCAATGATGAGGCTTACGGACTCATTGAGTGGAAACAGATGAACGGTTTTGGTAGACCCGCACACATCGATTTCACGAATCCCGACTTTGTTAAATACGCCGAAGCCTTCGGTGCCAAGGGCTATAGAGTTGAAGGAAGCGACGAACTGGTACCTATACTCAAAGATGCGTTCAGTCAGAAGGTCCCTTCGGTTATCGATTGTCCCGTTGATTATTCTGAGAACCTGCGTTTAACCGACGAACTTGGGCACCTAACATGTCCTATTTAA
- a CDS encoding S8 family serine peptidase codes for MTKKFIYLYILVLFVNSQFVFAQSNSDDFSYITETPGELIVRLHPDASSEQLETLSRRLGATSISPIFPRNTLAGQHPRLRRNYLIRFPKGRALEPLQRRYERHAAIEAVETNRLNQFCAETVPNDPDYTEQWNLNLLNMPQAWEVEHGKPHVTVAVVDSGIATQHPEFRLQLWENIGEIPQNGIDDDGNGYVDDRNGWDFSDAPTLLGSGDWTERDNDPEDEGGHGTHVSGIIAAKTNNGIGIAGIAQNCRLMPVRASFKFGGGTYIQNDDAAAAIVYAADNGANVINMSWGDTVRAFIIEDAIEYAYNRGCVLIGAAGNSAVSGSYYPAGLKTVISVAGLGRERQMWDGSNFGATINIAAPAEEILSTALNGEYRKRSGTSMAAAHVSGVAALVLSANPRATNTEVQEKLIGTANPLFITELVGAGSLDAHAALAASTPFIARINTDRTFQHAIEKIEIFGSASGAEFTAYWLEYGIGEIPNLWFPLGAVQTEPKLNACLHEWDTSTVAEGRYTLRLSVKLVDGDIKRVKTVVDVSHRSPLILRHESQPWFAGNRFDPVVIWETEELTTGKIELLTANGNIDRTGRSDAENLLHIVNLSDLGISPGVYMYRLVVQNRAGFQRIDDNNGRLYQIEVRNTVIHSSHLSQIASADRGLHAIVSPVDINGNGRLELFAVEMDTGTAQIFEIGDNNTYEPIFSFTEPLWPWATADTDDDGLIEILCNASGTAFLLEQPALGEFPTQRIWEARGSWSRTIVDADADGMPEIFARDDATNSISVYEAAGDNNHTVIATLENPTGGDNGISADFATGDFDGDGRVEILVGDSDGELFIYEAIGNNQYRQTWISPLSEGTPQLFAAGDLDGDGNAEFAICVKTGTQVGTIELLDNRYYHWLLTVFSAEGDDTYRPVWQQRIRDIHDSGNGMTIADANSDGRNELCISVQPNFYLVQYDGTTYQPIWHHSATSTFKPIVANLNGDDANILLFNSNNTLTAFNRNSNGGRSESSESVSVVLTHRPRLLTGVLSPPNQLLLQFDKPMGTSATHAGRYRLYRQKNMENGSESYTPRSAILDKTQKRVVLTFSSEVFRTGNYYQIEALQLSDIYGANLADDATTVTITLPAPTLAAAIVYPNPAKECNQVTFDKIPTGTHIYIYDVSGKCIASFTQTEHERDRRVWDLTGVSSGIYIYVLSSERDQRVGKLSIIR; via the coding sequence ATGACAAAAAAATTTATCTATCTCTACATTCTCGTCCTATTCGTCAATTCACAATTCGTCTTTGCGCAAAGCAACTCAGACGACTTTTCCTACATCACCGAAACACCCGGAGAACTGATTGTCCGTTTACATCCAGATGCCTCCAGCGAGCAACTTGAAACATTGAGTAGGCGACTCGGTGCTACGTCTATTTCCCCTATCTTTCCACGGAATACGCTTGCTGGACAACACCCACGACTCCGCCGTAATTATCTCATCCGATTTCCAAAAGGGCGGGCGTTGGAACCCTTACAGCGACGGTACGAACGACACGCTGCAATTGAGGCAGTTGAGACGAACCGCCTCAACCAATTTTGTGCGGAAACGGTGCCGAACGACCCAGACTATACGGAACAGTGGAATTTAAATTTGCTGAACATGCCACAAGCATGGGAGGTTGAACACGGAAAACCACACGTGACAGTGGCAGTTGTTGATAGCGGGATAGCAACCCAACATCCAGAATTTCGTTTGCAGCTTTGGGAAAACATCGGTGAGATTCCACAAAACGGAATTGACGATGACGGAAACGGTTATGTTGACGACAGAAACGGATGGGACTTTAGCGATGCACCGACCCTTCTCGGCAGTGGCGATTGGACAGAACGCGATAATGACCCTGAAGACGAGGGAGGGCACGGGACGCATGTCTCTGGTATCATCGCTGCGAAAACGAACAACGGGATTGGAATTGCCGGAATCGCCCAAAATTGCCGTTTGATGCCTGTAAGGGCGAGTTTCAAATTTGGGGGTGGCACGTATATTCAGAATGACGATGCCGCCGCTGCTATCGTCTATGCAGCGGATAACGGAGCAAACGTAATTAACATGAGTTGGGGAGACACGGTGCGCGCCTTTATCATAGAAGATGCAATAGAATACGCCTACAACCGTGGATGTGTTCTCATTGGTGCAGCGGGAAATTCGGCAGTATCTGGATCTTATTATCCGGCGGGTCTCAAAACCGTCATCTCTGTCGCGGGACTTGGACGGGAAAGACAGATGTGGGACGGTTCTAATTTTGGTGCCACAATTAACATCGCCGCACCGGCTGAGGAAATCCTCAGCACAGCACTTAATGGAGAATACCGAAAGAGGTCCGGTACGTCCATGGCGGCTGCGCATGTCTCTGGCGTTGCTGCGCTCGTCTTGTCTGCGAATCCACGCGCCACCAATACAGAGGTTCAAGAGAAACTGATTGGGACTGCGAACCCACTTTTCATTACTGAACTCGTTGGTGCCGGTTCATTGGATGCACACGCCGCACTCGCTGCTTCAACACCCTTCATTGCACGGATCAACACTGATCGGACATTCCAGCACGCTATCGAAAAAATTGAAATCTTCGGTAGCGCAAGTGGTGCTGAGTTCACCGCGTACTGGTTAGAGTATGGTATCGGCGAAATACCGAACTTATGGTTCCCTTTGGGAGCCGTGCAAACCGAACCGAAGTTGAATGCTTGTCTACATGAGTGGGACACTTCCACTGTAGCAGAAGGCAGGTATACACTGCGACTCAGCGTTAAATTGGTAGACGGAGATATCAAGAGAGTTAAAACAGTTGTTGATGTGAGCCACAGATCACCACTTATTTTAAGGCACGAATCGCAGCCATGGTTTGCAGGGAACAGGTTTGATCCAGTCGTGATATGGGAAACAGAGGAACTCACCACAGGCAAAATAGAACTCCTCACAGCAAATGGAAATATTGATAGAACGGGACGCTCAGACGCAGAGAATCTGCTTCATATTGTTAACTTGTCCGACTTAGGTATCTCGCCGGGTGTCTATATGTACCGCTTGGTGGTGCAAAATCGTGCAGGATTCCAGCGCATTGATGACAATAACGGCAGGCTGTATCAGATTGAAGTGCGGAATACAGTAATTCATTCATCGCATCTCTCGCAAATCGCCTCTGCTGATCGTGGGTTGCACGCTATTGTTTCACCAGTGGACATAAACGGAAATGGAAGATTAGAGCTCTTCGCTGTCGAAATGGATACCGGGACCGCACAAATTTTTGAGATAGGAGATAACAATACCTACGAGCCGATCTTTTCATTCACTGAACCCCTATGGCCCTGGGCGACAGCGGATACAGATGATGACGGGCTTATCGAGATATTGTGCAACGCTTCAGGAACAGCATTTTTGTTGGAGCAACCTGCACTGGGCGAATTTCCAACGCAACGTATCTGGGAAGCGCGAGGGAGCTGGAGTCGGACAATTGTTGATGCGGATGCAGATGGTATGCCTGAAATCTTTGCGCGCGACGATGCGACCAATTCTATTTCAGTATACGAGGCAGCCGGAGATAATAATCATACAGTTATAGCCACTCTTGAAAATCCGACCGGAGGAGACAACGGAATTAGTGCGGATTTTGCTACCGGCGATTTTGATGGCGATGGACGGGTAGAAATTTTAGTCGGGGACAGCGATGGAGAGCTGTTCATATACGAAGCAATTGGAAATAACCAATATAGACAAACGTGGATAAGTCCACTTTCCGAAGGGACTCCGCAACTTTTTGCCGCCGGGGACCTTGACGGCGATGGAAACGCAGAGTTCGCTATCTGTGTGAAGACAGGGACTCAAGTTGGTACTATAGAATTATTGGATAATCGGTACTATCATTGGCTTTTGACCGTTTTCAGCGCAGAAGGTGATGATACATACCGTCCTGTGTGGCAGCAGCGTATTCGTGATATACACGATAGCGGGAATGGGATGACTATTGCCGATGCAAACAGTGATGGACGAAATGAACTTTGTATCTCTGTCCAACCGAATTTCTATCTTGTGCAATATGACGGGACAACGTATCAACCTATCTGGCACCATTCCGCAACAAGTACTTTTAAACCGATTGTGGCGAATCTAAACGGAGATGACGCAAATATACTGCTATTCAATAGCAATAACACCTTGACGGCTTTTAATCGGAACTCAAACGGCGGACGTTCAGAGTCATCCGAATCGGTATCTGTTGTGTTAACCCATCGCCCGCGGCTGCTTACCGGTGTGCTTTCGCCACCGAATCAACTTCTGCTGCAGTTTGATAAACCGATGGGAACCTCAGCGACGCATGCTGGACGGTACCGTCTGTATAGACAAAAAAACATGGAAAACGGTTCGGAGAGTTATACACCGCGCTCAGCAATCCTTGATAAGACCCAGAAACGGGTTGTGCTTACATTCTCATCCGAGGTTTTCCGTACAGGGAATTATTACCAGATTGAGGCATTGCAACTTTCGGATATATACGGTGCTAATCTCGCAGACGATGCCACAACTGTGACAATAACGCTCCCCGCACCAACATTGGCAGCGGCGATTGTCTATCCCAATCCGGCAAAAGAATGCAATCAGGTTACCTTCGATAAAATACCGACGGGAACTCACATTTACATTTACGATGTTAGTGGGAAGTGTATTGCCTCATTTACTCAGACAGAACATGAAAGAGATAGGAGAGTTTGGGACCTCACAGGGGTCAGCAGTGGTATTTATATCTATGTTCTTTCATCTGAAAGGGATCAGCGCGTGGGCAAGCTTTCTATCATCCGCTAA
- a CDS encoding cold shock domain-containing protein has protein sequence MPTGRIKYYNFDKGFGFIAQDSSDADVFLHSSAIKQPEYEELRVGQRVKYNIIEGEKGLVAQNVEVLLTPTERRWLRQGKAIIPRGYAGFPAQNQGQFLSDEALTDTNRENDKSRPVRSRRDRNTPAAPSGSKTEPQHTSPRDTDDSTAQAREEQAPSSKQLSFGDLYILKQINFETSMFFALYKQGQMPATVLEMTLSTLTLNSNGKKQHVAKADVKYCYKDVDAERVQASVAIDDAVKAQQLTQLAPDAQAPEIDTEAVQHARKNGTPIQVNLREGEMFRGTIDWVSPYEIKLILENGAKVVIFRHAIHSFSVG, from the coding sequence ATGCCTACAGGACGGATTAAGTATTACAATTTCGATAAAGGCTTCGGGTTTATCGCGCAAGATAGCAGTGACGCTGATGTCTTCTTACACAGCTCCGCGATTAAGCAGCCCGAATATGAAGAACTCCGTGTCGGGCAGCGCGTAAAATACAACATTATTGAAGGCGAGAAGGGACTCGTTGCCCAAAATGTCGAAGTCTTATTGACACCGACAGAACGCCGATGGCTGCGGCAGGGAAAAGCAATTATTCCACGGGGTTATGCTGGCTTCCCTGCTCAGAATCAGGGACAATTTCTCAGTGATGAGGCACTAACCGATACGAATCGCGAAAACGATAAATCAAGACCCGTTCGGAGTCGCCGAGACCGCAATACACCCGCAGCACCTTCTGGGTCCAAAACAGAGCCTCAACACACCTCACCGAGAGATACTGACGATTCCACAGCACAAGCACGAGAAGAACAAGCCCCGTCTTCAAAGCAACTCAGCTTTGGTGACCTTTACATTCTCAAGCAGATTAATTTTGAAACGTCTATGTTTTTCGCGTTGTATAAACAGGGGCAGATGCCTGCTACCGTCCTTGAAATGACGCTCTCTACCTTGACGCTCAACAGCAATGGAAAGAAACAGCACGTCGCGAAAGCAGATGTTAAATACTGCTATAAAGATGTTGACGCGGAAAGGGTTCAGGCTTCTGTTGCTATTGATGACGCTGTGAAGGCACAGCAATTGACGCAACTTGCACCTGACGCACAGGCACCTGAGATTGATACGGAAGCCGTTCAACACGCCCGAAAAAATGGCACCCCGATTCAGGTTAACCTTCGCGAAGGTGAAATGTTTCGCGGGACTATAGATTGGGTCAGTCCGTATGAGATTAAGCTCATTTTAGAGAACGGCGCAAAGGTCGTTATCTTTCGGCATGCTATCCACAGCTTTTCCGTAGGTTAG
- a CDS encoding amidohydrolase family protein, which yields MATTDLTHHIQSIRLVDTHEHMKREAEWVENGPDILQDLFGNYVPADLVTAGASSEAMENLMDASQDIASRFEGIRDAWEATQFTGYGEAVSLIAKHIYGLDELTGDGLAGADTLKTLRNPGKRYHILHDIANLDHIQTDDFSWQCTPDTSGPDFFLYDLSWATFCNGQVDPSAIHAETGVEVNDLASLKQGMAAIFAKHAPCAIAVKSQHAYNRTLDWIERSDAEAVTALNAVLTKPASDIDEATRLCLGDWCWARGVELTIEHNLPFKIHTGYYAGNNRMPVRRIPAGNMCALFARYLDAKFVLMHIAYPYNDELVALAKHYRNIWVDFCWAWSIDPYSSRDFLRRCIHAVPSNKLFAFGGDTGWPTSAMAYAIQARNEIRRALEAEIADGYLTEKQAMAFATRIMNTNQYDCFDISGTRSNIAKAA from the coding sequence ATGGCAACCACCGATTTGACACATCACATCCAATCCATCCGCCTTGTTGATACACACGAACACATGAAGCGCGAAGCCGAATGGGTGGAAAACGGTCCCGATATCCTCCAAGATCTGTTCGGAAACTATGTTCCAGCCGACCTTGTCACAGCCGGTGCCTCTTCAGAAGCGATGGAAAACCTAATGGATGCTTCTCAAGACATTGCATCACGGTTTGAAGGTATCCGAGACGCGTGGGAAGCAACGCAGTTTACTGGCTATGGTGAGGCAGTCAGCCTCATCGCGAAACACATCTATGGACTTGACGAACTGACAGGCGATGGACTCGCGGGTGCCGATACCCTAAAGACGCTTCGCAATCCCGGCAAACGTTATCATATTTTACACGACATTGCGAATCTTGACCATATTCAAACGGATGACTTCAGTTGGCAGTGCACACCAGACACATCCGGTCCCGATTTTTTCCTCTATGATCTTTCGTGGGCAACATTCTGTAACGGACAGGTTGACCCAAGTGCTATTCACGCTGAAACAGGCGTTGAAGTCAACGACCTCGCTTCCCTTAAACAAGGGATGGCGGCGATTTTCGCCAAGCACGCTCCGTGCGCTATTGCCGTGAAATCGCAGCACGCTTACAATCGCACGCTCGACTGGATCGAAAGGAGCGATGCGGAGGCTGTTACTGCCCTTAACGCTGTACTTACAAAACCTGCTTCAGATATTGACGAAGCAACACGGCTCTGTCTTGGCGATTGGTGTTGGGCGAGAGGTGTTGAACTCACGATTGAACACAACCTTCCCTTTAAAATTCACACTGGCTACTATGCGGGTAATAACCGAATGCCGGTGCGGCGTATCCCTGCTGGCAATATGTGTGCGCTGTTCGCTCGTTATCTTGACGCGAAGTTCGTCTTGATGCACATCGCCTATCCTTACAACGATGAATTGGTCGCGCTTGCGAAACATTATCGTAACATCTGGGTTGACTTCTGCTGGGCATGGAGCATTGATCCGTATAGCTCGCGTGATTTCCTCCGCCGATGTATCCATGCGGTGCCATCAAATAAACTGTTCGCCTTCGGTGGCGATACAGGATGGCCCACCAGTGCGATGGCGTATGCGATTCAAGCGCGGAACGAAATTCGACGCGCGCTCGAAGCCGAAATTGCGGACGGTTACCTCACCGAAAAACAGGCAATGGCGTTTGCAACTCGGATCATGAATACAAATCAGTACGACTGCTTCGATATAAGCGGCACTCGCTCAAACATTGCGAAGGCGGCGTAA